A genomic window from Massilia sp. METH4 includes:
- a CDS encoding PP2C family serine/threonine-protein phosphatase, whose product MRFSVYQESHVGGRDMNQDRMGYCYTRDALLLVLADGMGGHPHGEVAATVALEAISALFRQQAGPYVKGPARFLEDACHAAHREIHRHAVVHGLADVPRTTIVACLVQHGSATWAHCGDSRLYLLRGGRVLARTRDHSHVEKLIGADLVPASARLAHPDRNKLYNCLGAARPPLVELSPPARLEAGDVMLLCSDGLWAALPEEQLVATLSTGALASAVPGLLRAALRNAGPGGDNATGLAIAWQEGPDVPGAGSTIVCTESAPGPLAGAADPFDEAEIERAIAEIRAAIDKSSQLL is encoded by the coding sequence ATGCGCTTCTCCGTCTACCAGGAAAGCCATGTCGGCGGCCGCGACATGAACCAGGACCGCATGGGCTATTGCTACACGCGCGACGCGCTGCTGCTGGTACTGGCCGATGGCATGGGCGGCCACCCGCACGGCGAAGTCGCCGCCACGGTCGCGCTGGAGGCGATTTCCGCATTGTTCCGGCAGCAGGCCGGGCCATATGTGAAGGGGCCGGCACGGTTCCTGGAAGACGCCTGCCATGCGGCGCACCGGGAAATCCACCGGCACGCGGTGGTCCATGGCCTGGCCGACGTGCCGCGCACCACGATCGTCGCCTGTCTGGTGCAGCATGGCTCGGCGACCTGGGCGCATTGCGGCGATTCGCGTCTGTACCTGCTGCGCGGCGGGCGCGTGCTGGCGCGCACGCGCGACCATTCGCACGTGGAAAAACTGATCGGTGCTGACCTCGTTCCCGCGTCGGCGCGGCTCGCGCATCCGGACCGCAACAAGCTCTACAACTGCCTGGGCGCGGCGCGCCCGCCCCTGGTCGAGCTGTCGCCGCCGGCCCGGCTGGAGGCCGGCGACGTGATGTTATTATGCTCGGATGGCCTGTGGGCCGCGCTGCCCGAGGAACAGCTGGTGGCCACGCTGTCCACCGGTGCCCTGGCCAGCGCCGTGCCCGGCCTGCTGCGCGCCGCCTTGCGCAACGCCGGCCCCGGCGGCGACAATGCCACCGGCCTGGCGATCGCGTGGCAGGAAGGCCCGGATGTGCCCGGCGCCGGCTCCACGATCGTTTGCACGGAATCCGCCCCGGGCCCCCTGGCCGGCGCCGCCGATCCATTCGACGAAGCCGAGATCGAACGGGCCATCGCGGAAATCCGCGCGGCCATCGACAAGTCCTCCCAATTACTCTGA
- a CDS encoding serine/threonine-protein kinase: MVAKLPEGLELAGYRIVKKIASGGFSIVYLAYDALGNAVAIKEYLPSALASRQEGELAPTVAPANQPLFRLGLKSFFEEGRALAKIAHPNVVRVLNFFRANDTVYMVMAYESGHTLQEQIARQRGSEAKSAGKIGEAFIRQVFIQILNGLREVHANGLLHLDLKPANIYLRSDGTPLLLDFGAARHAIDSGALTLNPMYTPGFAAPELTFKTSPLGPWTDAYGIGAAMFTCMAGAPPQPAEERRKQDRMAEHFTQLAGRYSPELVQLVRRALALDPSARPQSLFEMQKLLRAPWVPVAPPRPAGRLARLRALARRLRPGRPLDTLQG, encoded by the coding sequence ATGGTTGCCAAGTTACCGGAAGGGCTGGAGTTAGCTGGATACCGCATTGTAAAGAAAATTGCGTCCGGCGGGTTCAGTATCGTCTACCTCGCCTATGACGCTCTTGGCAATGCGGTTGCCATCAAGGAGTATTTACCAAGCGCATTGGCATCGCGTCAAGAGGGAGAGCTGGCTCCGACCGTGGCACCGGCAAATCAGCCGCTGTTCCGGCTGGGCCTGAAATCGTTTTTCGAAGAGGGCCGCGCGCTGGCGAAAATCGCCCATCCGAACGTGGTGCGCGTGCTCAATTTCTTCCGCGCGAACGATACCGTCTACATGGTAATGGCGTATGAATCCGGCCACACATTGCAGGAGCAAATTGCGCGGCAGCGCGGCAGCGAGGCAAAATCAGCCGGCAAAATCGGCGAGGCATTTATCCGCCAGGTTTTCATTCAGATATTGAACGGCTTGCGCGAAGTGCATGCAAATGGCTTGCTGCATCTCGATTTAAAGCCGGCCAATATTTACCTGCGCAGCGACGGCACGCCATTGCTGCTCGATTTCGGTGCGGCCCGCCACGCGATCGATTCCGGCGCGTTGACGTTGAATCCCATGTACACCCCCGGTTTTGCCGCCCCCGAACTCACGTTCAAGACGTCGCCGCTCGGCCCCTGGACCGATGCGTATGGCATCGGCGCCGCGATGTTCACGTGCATGGCCGGCGCCCCGCCGCAGCCGGCCGAAGAACGGCGCAAGCAAGACCGGATGGCGGAGCATTTCACACAGCTGGCCGGGCGCTACTCGCCCGAACTCGTGCAACTGGTGCGCCGGGCACTGGCGCTGGACCCGTCCGCCCGGCCGCAAAGCCTGTTCGAGATGCAGAAGCTGCTGCGCGCGCCATGGGTTCCGGTGGCGCCGCCACGGCCGGCTGGGCGGCTGGCCCGCCTGCGCGCACTGGCGCGGCGCCTGCGGCCGGGGCGGCCCCTTGACACCCTGCAAGGCTGA
- a CDS encoding YicC/YloC family endoribonuclease — protein sequence MTGYAVATSESAAGTLTIEIKSVNSRFLDLQFRINDDLRALEPDLRAAIMAAITRGKVEIRLSFGRKAAGAGTQALNVPLLNELARLQNEVTTHFAGAHAMSVAELLRWPGVVEEAQIGQETLQADVAALMAKTVEAFVGSRQREGAALEAMLISRIEAMEGIVKRITPLIPQVVASFQQKAIERMQEALGLASQGSNAALSRQDAMERIRQEVILYGIRIDVAEELGRLSAHLSETRHILKKGGQVGKRLDFMMQELNREANTLGAKASVKELADASMELKLLIEQMREQVQNLE from the coding sequence ATGACGGGCTACGCGGTTGCCACCAGCGAAAGCGCGGCGGGAACTCTGACCATTGAAATCAAGAGCGTCAATTCCCGTTTTCTCGACCTTCAATTCCGCATCAACGACGACCTGCGTGCCCTCGAACCCGACCTGCGCGCGGCCATCATGGCCGCGATCACGCGCGGCAAGGTCGAGATCAGGCTCTCCTTCGGCCGCAAGGCGGCCGGCGCGGGCACCCAGGCCCTGAATGTCCCCCTGTTGAACGAACTGGCCCGCCTGCAGAACGAGGTGACGACGCATTTCGCCGGCGCGCATGCCATGTCGGTGGCCGAACTGCTGCGCTGGCCCGGCGTCGTCGAAGAGGCGCAGATCGGCCAGGAAACGCTGCAGGCCGACGTGGCCGCGCTGATGGCGAAAACGGTCGAAGCCTTCGTGGGCAGCCGCCAGCGCGAAGGCGCCGCCCTCGAGGCGATGCTGATCTCGCGCATCGAGGCGATGGAAGGCATCGTCAAGCGCATCACGCCGCTGATTCCGCAAGTGGTCGCCTCGTTCCAGCAAAAGGCCATCGAGCGCATGCAGGAAGCGCTGGGCCTGGCCTCGCAAGGCTCGAACGCGGCGCTGTCGCGCCAGGATGCAATGGAACGCATTCGCCAGGAAGTGATCCTGTACGGCATCCGCATCGACGTGGCCGAGGAACTGGGCCGGCTGTCCGCTCACCTGTCGGAAACGCGGCATATCCTCAAGAAGGGCGGCCAGGTCGGCAAGCGGCTGGACTTCATGATGCAGGAGCTGAATCGCGAAGCCAACACGCTGGGCGCCAAGGCATCCGTCAAGGAGCTGGCGGACGCGTCGATGGAACTGAAGCTCCTGATCGAGCAGATGCGCGAGCAGGTACAAAACCTGGAATAA